A genomic segment from Capra hircus breed San Clemente chromosome 15, ASM170441v1, whole genome shotgun sequence encodes:
- the LOC102171175 gene encoding olfactory receptor 52B6 yields MAQVRSLQKIMAFLSANNTAAVNNSDTRLAGCFLLGIPGLEDLHIWLSIPFCTMYVAALAGNGILICVILSQPSLHEPMYIFLSMLASTDVLLSTSTMPKALANFWLSSTHISFDGCLTQMFFIHFLFVAESAVLLAMAFDRYVAICSPLRYATILTSTTIGKIVAATLARSFIIMFPSIFLLKRLHYCRVNIIAHTFCEHMGIARLSCSDISINVWYGLAAALLSTGLDVILIAVSYIHILQAVFHLSSRDARSKALSTCGSHICVILLFYIPALFSVFAYRFGGRHIPRYVHILLANLYVVIPPMLNPIIYGVRTKQILEGAKQLFSIFVKESK; encoded by the coding sequence ATGGCACAGGTGAGATCTCTGCAGAAAATTATGGCCTTTTTGTCCGCTAACAACACAGCTGCTGTGAACAACTCTGATACTCGCCTGGCGGGCTGCTTCCTTCTTGGTATCCCTGGGCTGGAGGACCTACACATCTGGCTCTCCATCCCCTTCTGCACCATGTATGTAGCTGCCCTGGCAGGCAACGGAATTTTAATTTGTGTCATCCTCTCCCAGCCAAGCCTGCATGAGCCCATGTACATATTCCTGTCCATGTTGGCCAGTACTGATGTCTTACTCTCCACATCCACCATGCCCAAAGCCCTGGCCAACTTCTGGCTAAGTTCTACCCACATTTCCTTTGATGGCTGCCTAACCCAGATGTTCTTCATCCacttcctttttgtggctgagtctGCAGTCCTCCTGGCCATGGCCtttgaccgctatgtggccatctgctcCCCTTTGAGATATGCCACAATCCTCACCAGCACAACCATTGGGAAGATCGTGGCTGCCACGCTAGCCCGCAGCTTCATCATCATGTTTCCATCCATCTTTCTCCTCAAGCGCCTGCACTACTGCCGGGTCAATATCATCGCGCACACATTTTGTGAGCACATGGGCATTGCCCGTCTGTCCTGTTCTGATATCTCCATCAATGTCTGGTATGGGTTGGCAGCTGCTCTGCTCTCCACTGGCCTGGACGTCATCCTTATTGCTGTTTCCTACATTCACATCCTCCAAGCTGTCTTCCACCTCTCCTCTCGAGATGCCCGGTCTAAAGCCCTGAGCACCTGTGGCTCCCACATCTGCGTCATCCTACTCTTCTACATCCCTGCCCTCTTTTCTGTCTTTGCCTATAGGTTTGGGGGGAGACACATCCCACGCTATGTCCATATCCTCCTGGCCAATCTCTATGTGGTCATCCCACCTATGCTCAATCCCATTATTTACGGAGTGAGGACCAAGCAGATTTTGGAAGGGGCTAAACAGCTGTTTTCAATTTTTGTCAAAGAATCTAAATAA